The Rhodocytophaga rosea genome has a segment encoding these proteins:
- a CDS encoding ATP-binding protein, producing the protein MKQAKISSFILFYMLWMLFLGCIILPAKATPQADSTDSLVSEKGLPFITNFHPRQYKHLTTFPDTWAIAEDAQGAMVIGNSGGILRYNGTFWQFIETPAKSIVRALAKDANGRIYVGASDDLGYLATNQIGRQQFISLLSYLPASQRTFGDIQKVYATPQGVYFQTRKYLFRWHKDQFQSWETATSFTRAFYENKTLYIQQLQKGLFAVKNNELSLISQDTFFTNTPLQLLLPLRDGSFLAGTRLQGLFRFNGSQITPVFPEASLFGQQHRLYHGIVLPTNDIAIATLTGGVIIISQQGEIRQVLNKTSGLTSNATYGLATDQYGDLWVAMDKGISHVELNSPFSYFDERSGLEGSIQAMQWHQGKLYIGTHTGLYVRDKTGAFRKVTPDINIIYTLHSTGESLLIGGNEGIYELKNNMVSQVSKTPCVDIQPSRFNPDVFFIASDGLFVLRKVASGWKEDGIIPGIRESMHAVIETPTGDLWLPTRWQGTIHVQFQDTSATQFLQHMLIKKYGIAQGLPSGNNHIYFIDGRVLLQIGDESGNLFELTANNTFKLVTNFNKQFGLPDKVIYPGMVFSRSDSVWLWTRNKNENNRYWTLATLQPDGTYHTRPNYFNQLSDYLERLTHLEKNGIMWFGGSEKLVRFAWKTDLQDARPFATLLERIQISADSVVYPVNMAQNISLPFKYNSLRFQFAAPYYKGEENKFQYILEGFDEQWSEWTNESFKEYTWIQEGNYTFRVRSLNSFGQVGKEATYTFRILPPWYRTWAMFILYGLLAGGFILMLIRWRSAALQAEKVELERIVTERTTEVATKNQQLAVQAEELAAQTDKLTKLDQAKSRFFANISHEFRTPLTLILNSLVDKLADIRKQPKQTQINVTQPELNVMYRNSKRLLELINQLLDLSKIESGKMTLNLQNGDLTQLLQIIVASFSSLAIVRNIDFQLIKPEKPILCRFDADKVEKILYNLLSNAFKFTPEGGKIILTLETIQESSGQPTWQKIQFSLQDSGPGISPEQLQLIFDRFYQGKQYYADEQGTGIGLALTKELVELHQGSIWVDSKLGKGTCFTVQLPLLPITDGVLAVPSAVSLDISGVFIPDIAEQAAMRENSVTDPISEEMEEFPLVLIVEDNTDLRQYIRAQLSGKYRIIESENGTKGLEQALETIPDLIVSDLMMPGLDGLELCHIIKTDERTSHIPVIILTALATSEARIAGLETGADDYLTKPFDNRELDIRIHNLISGRRKLRDSFMSEISRHSAHPEIAPTTDTWIQPAKVVMVSADEKFLQRAILVVEQNMADVTFSVEEFSREIGMSRMQLHRKLKALTGQSASDFIRIMRLKRAAQLLEAKVGNVTEVAYQVGFNTLSYFSKCFHDYFGVMPTEYASGNSIDQI; encoded by the coding sequence ATGAAACAGGCAAAGATTTCCTCATTCATTTTGTTTTATATGTTATGGATGCTTTTCTTAGGCTGTATAATTCTGCCAGCTAAAGCCACTCCACAAGCAGATAGCACTGATTCACTAGTGAGTGAAAAAGGATTGCCGTTCATTACTAATTTTCACCCCAGGCAGTATAAGCACCTCACTACATTTCCGGATACCTGGGCAATTGCAGAAGATGCTCAGGGAGCAATGGTAATAGGTAATTCTGGTGGAATTCTGCGCTATAATGGTACTTTCTGGCAGTTTATAGAAACTCCGGCTAAGAGTATTGTACGGGCACTTGCCAAAGATGCAAACGGGCGGATTTATGTAGGGGCTTCTGATGACCTGGGTTATCTGGCTACGAATCAGATTGGACGGCAGCAGTTTATATCCCTCTTGTCCTATTTACCGGCCAGCCAGCGGACATTCGGTGATATTCAGAAAGTATATGCTACCCCACAAGGGGTATATTTTCAAACCCGGAAATACCTGTTCCGGTGGCATAAGGATCAGTTCCAATCCTGGGAAACGGCTACTTCGTTTACCAGGGCATTTTACGAAAATAAAACCTTGTATATCCAGCAGCTACAAAAAGGATTGTTTGCTGTGAAAAATAACGAACTCTCTCTTATTTCCCAGGATACTTTTTTTACCAATACACCCCTTCAATTGTTATTACCCTTACGGGATGGGTCTTTTCTGGCTGGAACGCGTTTGCAAGGATTATTTCGTTTTAATGGTAGCCAGATTACACCAGTTTTTCCAGAAGCCAGCTTATTTGGTCAGCAGCATCGGCTCTATCATGGAATCGTATTACCTACAAATGATATTGCCATTGCCACATTAACCGGCGGGGTGATTATTATAAGCCAGCAAGGAGAAATCCGTCAGGTGCTAAATAAAACAAGCGGACTCACCAGCAATGCAACGTATGGCCTGGCCACAGATCAGTATGGGGATTTATGGGTGGCTATGGATAAAGGAATAAGTCATGTAGAGTTGAATTCACCATTTTCTTACTTTGATGAGCGTAGCGGTTTAGAGGGAAGTATTCAAGCTATGCAATGGCACCAGGGTAAACTCTACATCGGTACACATACAGGCTTATATGTACGTGACAAAACAGGGGCTTTCCGGAAAGTAACGCCTGACATAAATATTATTTATACCCTTCACTCTACCGGAGAATCACTGCTGATTGGCGGCAATGAAGGTATTTATGAACTAAAAAACAATATGGTTTCCCAGGTCAGCAAAACGCCATGTGTAGACATTCAACCCAGCCGGTTTAATCCAGATGTATTTTTTATAGCCTCAGATGGTTTGTTTGTGCTGCGAAAGGTAGCATCCGGATGGAAAGAGGACGGTATCATTCCTGGTATCCGTGAAAGTATGCATGCGGTTATTGAAACTCCTACAGGTGATCTATGGCTGCCTACCCGATGGCAAGGAACCATTCATGTTCAATTTCAGGATACATCCGCTACCCAGTTCTTACAACACATGCTTATTAAGAAGTATGGGATTGCACAAGGCTTGCCTTCCGGAAATAATCATATTTATTTTATAGATGGCCGGGTTCTTTTACAGATTGGCGACGAATCCGGCAACTTATTTGAACTCACTGCTAATAATACTTTTAAGCTTGTCACCAATTTTAATAAACAATTCGGTTTACCAGATAAAGTAATATATCCGGGAATGGTGTTCAGCCGGTCAGATTCTGTATGGCTATGGACCAGAAACAAGAATGAAAACAACCGGTACTGGACACTGGCTACCTTACAACCAGACGGAACCTACCATACCCGGCCTAATTACTTTAATCAACTCAGTGATTACCTGGAACGTCTCACCCATCTAGAGAAAAATGGCATCATGTGGTTTGGAGGCAGCGAAAAACTGGTCCGCTTTGCCTGGAAAACGGATTTACAGGATGCCCGGCCTTTCGCTACTTTACTGGAACGCATTCAGATTTCAGCTGATTCAGTAGTATATCCGGTAAATATGGCTCAGAACATCAGTTTGCCTTTCAAATATAATTCGCTCCGTTTTCAGTTTGCAGCACCCTATTATAAAGGAGAAGAAAATAAGTTTCAATATATACTCGAAGGTTTTGATGAACAATGGTCAGAATGGACTAATGAGTCTTTTAAAGAGTATACCTGGATTCAGGAGGGCAATTATACCTTCCGGGTACGTTCTTTGAATTCTTTTGGGCAGGTAGGAAAAGAAGCAACGTATACTTTCAGAATTTTACCTCCCTGGTACCGGACCTGGGCAATGTTTATACTATATGGCCTGCTGGCCGGAGGCTTTATTTTAATGTTAATACGCTGGCGTTCGGCCGCACTCCAGGCAGAAAAAGTGGAACTCGAACGGATTGTGACAGAGCGAACAACAGAAGTTGCCACTAAAAATCAACAACTGGCCGTACAAGCGGAAGAACTTGCAGCTCAAACAGATAAACTCACAAAACTAGACCAGGCAAAATCCAGGTTTTTTGCCAACATTTCGCATGAATTCCGCACACCACTTACCCTCATCTTAAATAGCCTGGTCGATAAACTGGCTGACATTCGCAAACAGCCCAAACAAACCCAGATTAATGTTACCCAGCCGGAACTAAATGTAATGTACCGCAATTCCAAACGCCTGCTGGAACTTATTAATCAGCTGCTGGATCTTTCCAAAATTGAATCCGGTAAGATGACATTGAATCTGCAAAACGGAGATTTAACTCAACTATTACAGATTATAGTTGCTTCTTTTTCTTCGCTGGCAATTGTCCGGAATATAGATTTCCAATTAATTAAACCCGAAAAACCTATTCTGTGCCGCTTTGATGCCGATAAAGTCGAAAAAATTCTGTATAACCTTCTATCTAATGCATTTAAATTCACCCCTGAAGGTGGAAAAATTATACTTACGCTAGAAACCATACAGGAGAGTTCAGGCCAGCCAACCTGGCAGAAGATACAATTTTCTCTACAGGATAGTGGCCCGGGTATCAGTCCAGAACAGTTACAATTGATATTCGACCGTTTTTACCAGGGTAAACAATATTATGCCGACGAACAAGGCACCGGCATCGGCCTTGCCTTAACCAAAGAATTGGTAGAACTTCACCAGGGTAGTATATGGGTAGATAGCAAGTTGGGTAAGGGTACTTGTTTTACTGTGCAATTGCCTCTCCTTCCGATTACAGATGGTGTATTAGCGGTTCCTTCAGCTGTATCATTGGACATTTCCGGAGTGTTTATACCTGATATTGCAGAACAGGCTGCAATGAGGGAGAATTCTGTAACCGATCCGATATCTGAAGAGATGGAAGAATTTCCCTTGGTATTAATTGTAGAAGATAATACAGACCTCCGGCAGTATATCCGGGCACAACTTTCGGGCAAATATCGTATTATTGAAAGCGAAAATGGTACAAAAGGACTGGAACAAGCGCTTGAAACCATACCAGATTTGATTGTGAGTGATTTGATGATGCCAGGCTTAGATGGGCTGGAATTATGCCATATTATCAAAACTGACGAACGTACCAGTCATATTCCAGTGATTATTCTTACGGCCCTGGCCACAAGCGAAGCCCGTATCGCCGGCCTGGAAACCGGCGCCGACGATTACCTGACCAAACCTTTCGATAACCGCGAACTGGATATCCGCATCCACAACCTGATTTCCGGCCGCCGCAAACTACGTGATTCTTTTATGAGTGAAATCTCCAGGCATTCTGCCCATCCTGAGATTGCCCCTACAACAGATACATGGATTCAGCCTGCTAAAGTAGTAATGGTTTCAGCTGATGAAAAATTCCTGCAACGGGCAATACTGGTGGTAGAGCAGAATATGGCAGATGTAACATTCAGTGTAGAGGAATTCAGCCGGGAAATTGGGATGAGCCGCATGCAATTGCACCGTAAATTAAAAGCACTTACCGGCCAGTCAGCTTCTGATTTTATCCGGATTATGCGCCTGAAACGGGCTGCCCAGTTACTAGAAGCCAAAGTCGGCAACGTAACGGAAGTAGCATATCAAGTAGGTTTTAATACGCTCTCTTATTTCTCTAAATGTTTCCATGATTATTTTGGCGTTATGCCTACCGAGTATGCTTCCGGCAATTCAATTGATCAAATATAA
- the lgt gene encoding prolipoprotein diacylglyceryl transferase — protein sequence MLEFITWDVAPEIFSTKYITVRWYGLLFALGFLIGQQILFYIFRKEGKPESDVETLTVYMVIATVVGARLGHVLFYEPMDYLRNPIDILKIWEGGLASHGATIGILFALYLYARKKKDQSYFWVVDRIVITVALAGMLIRLGNLMNSEIYGHQTYLPWGFIFVRDGQTIPRHPTQIYEALFCLVLFITLFAIWNKYRARTQEGLLLGIFLIALFTFRFLVEFLKEPQVEFENEMLLNMGQLLSIPAVIGGILVLVISSRNARKTGNVISNAKI from the coding sequence ATGCTTGAATTTATTACCTGGGATGTAGCGCCTGAAATTTTTAGTACCAAATACATTACTGTCCGGTGGTATGGACTGCTTTTCGCCCTGGGATTTTTGATCGGTCAGCAGATTCTGTTTTATATTTTCAGGAAGGAAGGAAAACCTGAAAGTGATGTAGAAACCCTCACGGTATATATGGTAATTGCAACCGTAGTGGGTGCCAGGCTGGGACATGTGCTGTTTTACGAACCTATGGATTATCTTAGAAATCCAATCGATATATTGAAGATATGGGAAGGCGGATTGGCCAGCCACGGGGCTACCATTGGAATTTTGTTTGCCTTATACCTCTATGCCCGTAAAAAGAAAGACCAGAGTTATTTCTGGGTGGTCGACCGGATTGTAATAACTGTAGCCTTGGCCGGTATGCTCATTCGTCTGGGTAACCTGATGAACTCCGAAATCTACGGACATCAGACATATTTACCATGGGGTTTTATTTTTGTCCGCGATGGCCAGACCATTCCCCGGCACCCTACCCAGATCTACGAAGCACTTTTCTGCCTGGTACTTTTTATAACCTTGTTTGCCATCTGGAATAAATACCGTGCCCGTACGCAGGAGGGATTACTGCTTGGTATTTTCCTCATTGCCCTATTCACTTTCCGTTTCCTTGTGGAATTTTTGAAAGAACCACAGGTGGAGTTTGAGAATGAAATGCTATTGAATATGGGACAATTATTGAGTATTCCAGCCGTGATAGGAGGTATCCTCGTACTGGTTATTTCTTCAAGAAATGCCAGGAAAACAGGTAATGTTATCTCCAATGCCAAAATCTGA
- the carB gene encoding carbamoyl-phosphate synthase large subunit, whose amino-acid sequence MPRNQSIKSVLIIGSGPIIIGQACEFDYAGSQAARSLREEGIEVTLINSNPATIMTDSVTADNIYLRPLEKKYIREILEKHKIDAVLPTMGGQTALNLAIECEKAGLWKKYGVKIIGVDIKAIETTEDREKFRLKMIELNVNVCKGETAQSFLEGKEIAQEIGFPLVIRPSYTLGGTGGSFVNDPADFDRALNAGLHASPIHEVLVEQSIMGWKEYELELLRDNNGNVIIICSIENFDPMGIHTGDSITVAPAMTLPDTVYQEMRDLAIKMMNGIGQFAGGCNVQFAVNPVDDKIVGIEINPRVSRSSALASKATGYPIAKIAAKLAIGYNLDELTNAITKTTSAYFEPALDYVIVKIPRWNFDKFKGADRHLGLQMKSVGEVMGIGRNFQEALQKACQSLEIKRNGLGADGREVTNQEQLLQSLAHPSWNRLFHIYDAFKLGIPFKTIQNLTKIDKWFLHQIEELILLEKEISRYDLETIPAAILFEAKRKGYADRQIAHLLECYESEVYKKRNDLGIKRVYKCVDTCAAEFEAKTPYYYSTFVDVSHASPLHLENESVVSDRKKVIVLGSGPNRIGQGIEFDYSCVHGILAAKECGYETIMINCNPETVSTDFDIADKLYFEPVFWEHIYDIIQQEKPEGVIVQLGGQTALKLAEKLHRYGIKILGTTFESLDLAEDRGSFSTLLKNNGIPYPKFGVIESAEQAVELSRQLGFPLLVRPSYVLGGQSMKIVINEQELESHVVDILRDIPDNKILLDHFLENAVEAEADAICDGEDVYIIGIMEHIEPAGIHSGDSYAVLPPFDLSEEIISQIEAHTRKIALALNTVGLINIQFAIKDDKVYIIEANPRASRTVPFICKAYQEPYVNYATKVMLGEKKVKDFNFKPVKKGYAIKIPVFSFNKFPNVNKELGPEMKSTGEAIYFIDDLQDDFFVNVYAERNLYLSR is encoded by the coding sequence ATGCCCAGAAATCAAAGTATTAAATCTGTTTTAATTATTGGCTCCGGTCCTATTATTATTGGACAAGCTTGCGAATTCGACTATGCAGGTTCTCAGGCAGCTAGGTCACTTCGGGAAGAAGGTATTGAAGTAACGCTGATTAATTCTAATCCGGCTACCATTATGACGGACAGCGTAACAGCAGATAATATTTATTTGCGTCCGCTGGAAAAAAAGTACATCCGGGAAATATTGGAGAAGCATAAAATAGATGCAGTACTTCCTACGATGGGTGGCCAAACGGCTTTAAACCTGGCTATTGAATGCGAAAAAGCAGGTTTGTGGAAAAAGTATGGAGTCAAAATCATTGGTGTAGATATAAAAGCCATTGAAACGACAGAAGACCGGGAAAAATTCCGGCTCAAAATGATAGAGTTGAATGTGAATGTGTGTAAAGGCGAAACTGCCCAGTCTTTTCTCGAAGGCAAAGAAATTGCCCAGGAAATTGGTTTTCCGCTTGTAATCCGTCCTTCCTATACCTTGGGTGGAACTGGTGGCAGCTTTGTAAATGATCCGGCAGATTTTGACAGGGCATTAAATGCTGGCTTACATGCTTCTCCTATTCACGAAGTTCTGGTAGAACAGAGTATTATGGGCTGGAAAGAATATGAACTGGAACTCCTCCGGGATAATAACGGCAATGTAATCATCATCTGCTCTATTGAGAACTTCGATCCCATGGGCATACATACCGGCGATTCCATTACGGTAGCGCCAGCTATGACCTTGCCAGATACGGTATATCAGGAAATGCGGGACCTGGCTATTAAGATGATGAATGGTATTGGCCAGTTCGCCGGAGGTTGTAATGTGCAGTTTGCCGTAAATCCTGTAGATGATAAAATCGTTGGTATAGAAATTAATCCTAGGGTATCCCGTTCTTCAGCACTGGCTTCTAAAGCTACCGGATATCCGATTGCAAAAATTGCAGCTAAACTGGCAATTGGATATAATCTCGATGAATTGACTAATGCCATCACCAAAACAACTTCCGCCTATTTCGAACCAGCGCTTGATTATGTGATTGTAAAAATCCCCCGCTGGAATTTTGATAAATTCAAAGGTGCCGACCGCCATTTAGGACTTCAAATGAAATCGGTAGGAGAAGTAATGGGTATTGGGCGGAATTTCCAGGAAGCTCTGCAAAAAGCCTGTCAGTCCTTAGAGATCAAACGCAATGGCTTAGGAGCCGATGGCCGGGAAGTAACCAATCAGGAACAACTCCTGCAAAGTCTGGCGCACCCTAGCTGGAACCGATTATTCCATATTTATGATGCATTCAAATTAGGTATTCCGTTCAAAACGATCCAAAACCTGACAAAGATTGATAAATGGTTTTTGCATCAGATTGAAGAACTGATACTTCTTGAAAAAGAAATCAGCCGCTACGACCTGGAAACCATTCCAGCTGCTATTCTTTTTGAAGCCAAACGAAAAGGTTATGCCGACCGCCAGATTGCTCACTTGCTGGAATGTTACGAAAGCGAAGTGTACAAAAAGCGGAATGATCTGGGCATTAAGCGGGTATACAAATGTGTGGACACCTGTGCAGCTGAATTTGAAGCCAAAACTCCTTATTACTATTCAACTTTTGTAGATGTAAGCCATGCTTCTCCCCTACACCTGGAAAATGAATCTGTTGTATCTGACCGCAAAAAGGTAATAGTACTAGGTTCCGGACCCAACCGCATCGGACAAGGAATTGAGTTCGATTACTCTTGTGTGCATGGGATTCTGGCAGCCAAAGAATGTGGCTACGAAACGATTATGATCAACTGTAATCCCGAAACAGTTTCTACCGATTTTGATATTGCAGACAAACTCTACTTCGAACCAGTATTCTGGGAACATATTTATGATATTATCCAGCAAGAAAAACCGGAAGGCGTCATTGTACAGCTAGGTGGTCAAACTGCACTGAAATTAGCTGAGAAACTACACCGCTATGGAATTAAAATCCTGGGTACTACCTTCGAATCTCTTGACCTGGCTGAAGACCGGGGAAGTTTCTCTACTCTGCTAAAAAATAATGGAATTCCATATCCAAAATTTGGTGTGATCGAAAGTGCTGAACAAGCGGTAGAACTATCCCGGCAATTAGGTTTCCCACTATTAGTACGGCCATCTTATGTATTGGGTGGACAAAGCATGAAGATTGTGATCAACGAACAGGAACTGGAATCGCATGTAGTAGATATTCTACGGGATATTCCAGATAATAAAATCCTGCTCGATCATTTCCTGGAAAATGCGGTGGAAGCAGAAGCAGATGCCATTTGCGATGGAGAAGATGTGTACATCATTGGCATTATGGAGCACATTGAACCAGCCGGAATTCACTCCGGAGATTCGTATGCGGTACTGCCTCCTTTCGATTTGAGCGAAGAAATAATTAGCCAGATTGAAGCCCACACCCGGAAAATTGCTTTGGCGCTGAATACGGTTGGCTTAATTAACATTCAGTTTGCCATCAAAGATGATAAAGTATACATTATAGAAGCAAATCCGAGGGCTTCCCGTACAGTACCTTTCATTTGCAAAGCCTATCAGGAACCCTATGTAAATTATGCAACGAAGGTAATGCTGGGCGAGAAAAAGGTGAAAGACTTTAACTTTAAACCCGTAAAAAAGGGATATGCCATCAAAATTCCGGTGTTCTCCTTCAATAAATTCCCGAATGTAAATAAGGAATTAGGGCCAGAAATGAAGTCTACTGGCGAAGCGATTTACTTTATTGACGACTTGCAGGATGATTTCTTCGTAAATGTGTATGCGGAAAGAAATCTATACCTGAGCCGGTAA
- a CDS encoding DUF4834 family protein: MLKVFLITLLVIFVLVKIGGFIFRSMFWMLGMRAQKNNPVHKQTQSKQTYRNADGIEINYVPEQEAKKRKTNFTGGEYVDYEEVK; encoded by the coding sequence ATGCTAAAAGTATTTTTAATCACCCTGCTTGTTATTTTTGTACTCGTCAAAATAGGCGGTTTTATCTTTAGATCTATGTTCTGGATGCTGGGAATGAGAGCGCAAAAAAACAACCCGGTTCACAAGCAAACCCAATCTAAACAGACCTACCGGAATGCGGATGGTATTGAAATAAATTATGTTCCGGAACAAGAAGCAAAAAAACGTAAAACCAATTTTACTGGTGGTGAATACGTTGATTATGAAGAAGTGAAGTAG
- a CDS encoding GNAT family N-acetyltransferase, which translates to MEYSVDVCHVYGNIYLSSDNKSCALTLFPDQKKTTIQTLLWDIQFIWQITGLSRLKAVLDREAQIKKGYPANQPFLYLWFIGVDPAYQATGTGSTLLSQIIEDASHVNKPIYLETSSSDNVRFYQKFGFEVYNQLQFGYTLYAMRKIR; encoded by the coding sequence ATGGAATATTCTGTGGATGTGTGCCACGTATATGGCAATATTTATCTCTCCAGCGATAACAAATCCTGCGCTTTAACACTCTTTCCAGACCAAAAGAAAACTACTATACAAACGCTTCTATGGGATATTCAGTTTATATGGCAAATAACAGGGCTTTCCAGGCTCAAAGCTGTGTTAGATAGAGAAGCCCAGATTAAAAAAGGATATCCGGCAAACCAGCCTTTTCTATACCTGTGGTTTATCGGGGTAGATCCTGCCTATCAAGCAACAGGAACAGGTAGTACTTTATTATCCCAGATTATTGAAGATGCCAGTCATGTAAATAAGCCTATCTACCTGGAAACTTCCTCCTCAGACAACGTGCGCTTCTATCAAAAGTTTGGATTTGAAGTATATAACCAGCTTCAATTCGGCTATACTTTGTATGCGATGAGAAAAATTAGATAA